A region of the Amycolatopsis sp. cg13 genome:
GCGAAATCCTTGCCCGCCACACGGATCCGGCCGAGTGCGTCACGCCAGGCGTCTTTCGTCTTCTGGCGCATCGCGGCGAAGTCCCAGCCGGACTCCATGTTCTTCTTCGCACCCTGAACGTCCACATAGGACATCGACACCTTCGCATGAACAGTGCCCGCGTCTCCGAAGGTCAGGTACGCCCCGGCTTTCGGCGCGTCGACCTGGTCGCTGCCCGGCTGGACGGTTTTGCCGTCCCAGGTGCCGTGCGCGGTGAACGGACGGTCGAAGGTGATGGCGTAGTAGACGGTGTACTTGTTCGATTTCCCGCAGAAGTGGCCGGTCGTCGCCTGCCCGCTGACCTCGCGGTCGCCGGCGATCCGCAGGCCAGCCGCGGAGTTGCCCGCGAGACTCGCCCCGCCCTTCACGAGCACCTGCGCGTTCTGCCCCGCCGGGAAGGTGAACGCCGCCAGCCCCGTCCGAGTAGTCGCCGTCAACTCGGTACGCACGCCCGAATCAGGAAACGTGACGGCGTAATAGCCGGGTTCCGCCTGCTCTCCGTCGTGCGTGAACCGTTCGACGCGATCCCACGGTTTGGCCCCGACGTCACCGGTGACCGGCAGAATCGGAACGTCGCCGAACGCGTTGCAGCCGACCGACGCGTGGTCGAGGCTGAAGCCGCGGATCTTGTCGCTGTGGTACTGGTAGCCGGCGTAGGACCCGTCGGTGTCCGGCGAAAACTGCATCATCCCGAACGGCGCGGCCGGCCCGGGGAAGTTGTTGATCTCGCCGACCGAAGTGCCGCCGCGCCCGGTTCCGACAAGCGGATCGACATACGCCGCCGGATCGCTCACGAGCGGTGCCTGCGGCGCTGCCGCCGCAACGGTTCCCGCTCCGACGACCGCCGCCGTCACCAACGCTGCCACGACTGAGTACCGCACGCTGCCTCCCAGACCTCGTGTTGTCCGACCTTTCCGGCTGGCGGGCAGCGAGGTCAACCGAATGACAGAGATCTGGCCGGTTTTGGGCGGACAGACATCCGACAGGTTGCCCGAAAGGCGAGAGAAAGCGCTGTACAGCCTCGATACGCTCGATGCCATGGCGAACGGCTTCGACACGGCGATCCGCATGATGCGCAGCCGCGACCCACAACGCGCGGAGGACGGCTTCGGCTGGCTCCGCGACCACGCCGCCGAGCACCTCCCCGCGTTGATCGAGCAGTTCGAAAACGAGCAAGCCGACCGCGGGCTGCGCAGCTGGCTGCTCGAACTGATCGGAATAGCCGAATCCCCCGAAGCGCTGCCAGTGCTCACCGCCCAGCTCAACGGCACCGACGAGCTGCTGCGCGACTGGGCGGTCATCGGACTGACCCGCCTGAACACCCGAGAGGCACGAACGGCACTCTGGCGCGCCCGAGCCAACGGCGCCATCGCCTGACCGGGATCC
Encoded here:
- a CDS encoding HEAT repeat domain-containing protein; the encoded protein is MTEIWPVLGGQTSDRLPERREKALYSLDTLDAMANGFDTAIRMMRSRDPQRAEDGFGWLRDHAAEHLPALIEQFENEQADRGLRSWLLELIGIAESPEALPVLTAQLNGTDELLRDWAVIGLTRLNTREARTALWRARANGAIA